In a single window of the Topomyia yanbarensis strain Yona2022 unplaced genomic scaffold, ASM3024719v1 HiC_scaffold_95, whole genome shotgun sequence genome:
- the LOC131696220 gene encoding pro-interleukin-16-like has product MTNLGYRYHTGNNGISDNSQKSPASTDGITKPSSVSFSKSQDNHQLHNFGNSAPTEEDEDLDEDEIEESKFCTLPRSGPNAFTIRQARFVKGNGAKALGFSIVGGKDSPKGSMGIYVKTIYPNGQAADKGTLLEGDEILSVNGKAFQGLSHQEAINVFKSIKTGEVVILIGRRNNRRKLDTPSPQGVPQA; this is encoded by the exons ATTTCCGACAACTCACAGAAATCCCCCGCCTCAACGGACGGGATCACAAAACCATCCTCGGTCTCCTTCTCTAAATCGCAGGATAACCACCAGCTGCACAATTTCGGGAATTCTGCTCCAACGGAGGAGGACGAAGACCTTGATGAGGATGAAATTGAGGAGAGTAAATTTTGCACTCTACCACGGAGCGGACCCAATGCATTCACCATCCGACAA GCTCGATTTGTCAAAGGAAACGGTGCAAAGGCTCTCGGCTTTTCTATCGTCGGCGGAAAAGACTCCCCCAAAGGATCGATGGGAATCTATGTGAAAACCATTTATCCGAATGGGCAGGCTGCCGATAAAGGAACCCTACTGGAAGGGGACGAAATTCTTTCGGTGAATGGGAAAGCATTCCAAGGATTGTCACACCAGGAGGCGATCAATGTGTTCAAATCGATCAAAACTGGAGAGGTGGTTATACTAATTGGACGGCGCAATAATCGAAGAAAGTTGGATACACCGTCTCCTCAGGGAGTTCCCCAGGCGTGA